One window from the genome of Penaeus monodon isolate SGIC_2016 chromosome 2, NSTDA_Pmon_1, whole genome shotgun sequence encodes:
- the LOC119580766 gene encoding LOW QUALITY PROTEIN: uncharacterized protein LOC119580766 (The sequence of the model RefSeq protein was modified relative to this genomic sequence to represent the inferred CDS: inserted 2 bases in 1 codon) — MSSFPHTRSRFCWAALLTVSCCLVSGVSGQFSLVSSALSPLRPRASMLTSTSVLGKLGDRPLLPRRSASTRESEIAAIFRGVAYGAPTQDPNSTATGIISMSSSAPTTTTAAPTTTTTTSTTTTTTTAPPATTKGYRNPFRVEAERRKSEGESIEFVPTQGSTRAAATAGPGNAAARDSETVSYVLHEDTAFGNGGSLEETVEDTFVLTREEEVVLPTGAQGRDPSGHGKSTVMMYPMSGVRWSLGAAWWVHVYVSAGIFALVAAASLCCMARLSAATHLLPRSHYLVIHTLVFLAAILRCLHLFHDPYGIEQRLPEAVSAAVEEASWPSLTGSLAILVLALFRSGRCSRLFPRCSHAPLTLALLTAAHLALSLAAHLAAHMLDHSAFPLRVVARAVTATWGGAVGAGGLWAVWRVECTTGRRNGQLLGRFNRAPQEGMAASGHSRPVLNRAALLTLAASFAQIMLAVLHLYVMLAPLSPTNHVWAWWGRVSLARGFELVVGVAVVAATIFLTYGRQSHPNQDNTIFSVLTSCGREGKSLKGGRNANVFPAQTEKRQILGSFSLHPGKAVIDDTLSIKRVPLEWTCTTPRGPPPATAVSNKTTAMDSVTSDFQLLWNRDRSQSSASFRPSSMLVNDSGFVRFRTQVDPEQAMDDVYNQSSLNVHRLTSPPSYSNMRSYNTQTLPNSRYYCTPTVTMSSPEHGPSLHPTRAQTVRAPKAKRAHLLRGRAKTPEFPKATRTPVSSASRYDVRGMEEFEVASYYNNSIVSSGSNMYSTPHAVSPRDQLLRVNSRRDQLAGVHAGHHHLYEDAHECKPPAADALSGVMEPSTCSSLSEIHVDYLTDVSSSNDGVNQGSLSNATRSFRNQTTLTLPLTSHAHFAHALPAHSTPARPSQPAPXSPTSPPTRPSSSTTPLRPRPKRRRTERARTSPSTS, encoded by the exons ATGTCTTCATtcccacacacacgctcacgatTCTGCTGGGCGGCCCTGCTGACAGTGTCCTGCTGCTTGGTGTCAGGTGTCAGCGGGCAGTTCAGCCTGGTCTCGTCAGCCTTATCCCCCCTGAGGCCGAGGGCCAGCATGCTCACCTCCACCAGCGTCCTGGGGAAGCTCGGCGACCGGCCTCTCCTGCCGCGGCGGAGCGCGTCCACGCGGGAGAGCGAGATCGCGGCCATCTTTAGGGGCGTCGCGTACGGCGCCCCCACGCAGGACCCCAACTCCACCGCCACCGGCATCATCTCCATGTCCTCCTccgcccccaccaccaccacggcagcccccaccacaaccaccaccacgtCTACCACCACGACGACCACCACGGCGCCCCCCGCCACCACCAAGGGCTACCGCAACCCCTTCAGGGTGGAGGCCGAGAGGCGGAAGTCCGAGGGCGAGAGCATCGAGTTCGTGCCCACGCAAGGGAGCACCCGggccgccgccaccgccgggCCGGGCAACGCCGCCGCCAGGGACAGTGAGACGGTATCGTACGTGCTGCACGAGGACACGGCCTTCGGCAACGGCGGCTCGCTCGAGGAGACGGTGGAGGACACGTTCGTGCtcacgagggaggaggaggtcgtgctgccgacgggggcgcagggaaGGGACCCCAGCGGCCACGGCAAGAGCACCGTCATGATGTACCCCATGTCGGGCGTGCGGTGGTCCCTGGGTGCTGCGTGGTGGGTGCATGTGTACGTGTCCGCCGGCATCTTCGCCCTCGTCGCCGCCGCCTCCCTCTGCTGCATGGCCAGGCTTTCCGCCGCGACGCACCTGCTCCCGCGCTCGCACTACCTCGTCATCCACACGCTGGTCTTCCTGGCGGCCATCTTGCGCTGCCTGCACCTGTTCCACGACCCCTACGGCATCGAGCAGCGCCTTCCGGAGGCCGTGTCCGCCGCAGTGGAGGAGGCCAGCTGGCCCAGTCTCACGGGGTCCCTGGCCATCCTGGTGCTGGCCCTCTTCCGCTCGGGCAGGTGCTCGCGCCTCTTCCCCCGTTGCTCCCACGCCCCCCTGACCCTGGCCCTGCTCACCGCCGCCCACCTGGCCCTCTCCCTGGCTGCGCATCTCGCCGCTCACATGCTCGACCACAGCGCCTTCCCCCTGAGGGTGGTGGCGAGAGCCGTCACTGCCACGTGGGGCGGCGCCGTGGGTGCGGGCGGCCTGTGGGCAGTGTGGAGGGTGGAGTGCACCACGGGGCGCCGCAACGGCCAGCTCCTGGGCAGGTTCAACCGGGCGCCTCAGGAGGGCATGGCAGCCTCCGGGCACTCGCGCCCCGTGCTCAACCGCGCCGCCCTCCTCACCCTGGCCGCCAGCTTCGCCCAGATTATGCTTGCTGTGCTGCACCTGTACGTCATGCTGGCACCCCTGTCGCCCACCAACCACGTGTGGGCGTGGTGGGGAAGGGTCAGCCTCGCCCGTGGATTCGAGCTGGTCGTGGGCGTGGCCGTCGTTGCAGCAACCATCTTCTTGACCTACGGGCGCCAGTCGCACCCCAACCAGGACAACACCATCTTCTCCGTGCTGACCAGCTGCGGGCGCGAGGGCAAGAGCCTGAAGGGAGGCCGCAACGCCAACGTGTTCCCCGCCCAGACCGAGAAGCGCCAGATCCTGGGCAGCTTCAGCCTCCACCCCGGGAAGGCCGTCATTGACGACACCCTGTCCATCAAGCGCGTCCCCCTAGAGTGGACGTGCACGACCCCCCGCGGGCCCCCCCCGGCCACCGCCGTCAGCAACAAGACGACCGCCATGGACTCCGTGACCTCCGACTTCCAGCTCCTGTGGAACCGCGACCGCAGCCAGTCCTCGGCGAGCTTCCGCCCTTCCTCGATGTTGGTCAACGACAGCGGCTTCGTCCGCTTCCGCACGCAGGTCGACCCCGAGCAGGCCATGGACGACGTGTACAACCAGTCTTCCCTCAACGTGCACCGGCTCACGTCCCCTCCCTCGTACTCCAACATGCGCTCCTACAACACCCAGACGCTCCCCAACAGCAGGTACTACTGCACGCCCACCGTCACCATGTCGTCCCCCGAGCATGGCCCCAGCCTGCACCCCACGCGCGCCCAGACCGTGCGCGCCCCCAAGGCCAAGCGCGCTCACCTCCTGCGGGGCCGAGCCAAGACCCCCGAGTTCCCCAAGGCCACGAGGACCCCCGTGTCGTCGGCCAGCAGGTACGACGTCCGGGGCATGGAGGAGTTCGAGGTGGCGTCCTACTACAACAACTCCATCGTCTCCTCCGGGAGCAACATGTACTCCACGCCCCACGCCGTGTCCCCCCGCGACCAGCTGCTGAGGGTCAACTCACGCCGCGATCAGCTGGCCGGAGTGCACGCAGGCCACCACCACCTGTACGAGGACGCCCACGAGTGCAAGCCGCCCGCAGCCGACGCCCTCAGTGGCGTCATGGAACCCAGCACTTGCTCATCCCTGTCGGAGATTCACGTGGACTACCTGACTGACGTCTCGTCCTCGAACGACGGCGTGAACCAGGGCTCCCTCTCCAACGCCACCCGCTCTTTCCGGAACCAAACGACGCTTACTCTACCTCTGACATCTCACGCCCATTTCGCGCACGCCCTCCCCGCCCACTCCACCCCTGCGCGGCCCTCCCAGCCGGCCCC CAGCCCGACATCACCCCCGACTCGGCCATCATCCTCGACTACTCCACTTCGGCCGAGACCGAAGAGGAGGCGGACCGAGAGGGCAAGAACAAGTCCCTCGACCTCCTGA